One window from the genome of Sphaerotilus microaerophilus encodes:
- the hisS gene encoding histidine--tRNA ligase — MAEPSKSAAPEKLLAVKGMNDILPAGVPRKERLPDSALWRWFENTVQAVLARHGYQSLMTPIVEPTSLFVRGIGEATDIVEKEMYSWEDAMNGDRLTLRPEITAGIVRAMVEHNALYNGPLRVWSIGPVFRHERPQKGRYRQFHQLDVEALGFAGPDVDAELILMLRQLWQALGLKVGNGADCHVRLELNSLGQPAERAAHRAALIAYFEAHADQLDEDARRRLHSNPLRILDTKNPAMQALVEAAPKLQEHLGDESKAHLAAVCAVLDAAGLPYRINPRLVRGLDYYNLTVFEWVTEQLGSQGTVCGGGRYDGLFEQLGGKPTPAIGFGLGIERLLLLLQEIAVPVPGSGPDAYAILPDAAALPQAMVLLDALRAAGVAVQMHAGGGSFKSQFKKADASGARWALIFGGDELAQGMVAVKALRQAPCSESTGPQQTLHPVADPAAWAALLRA; from the coding sequence ATGGCCGAACCCTCCAAATCCGCCGCCCCCGAGAAGCTGCTCGCCGTCAAGGGCATGAACGACATCCTGCCGGCCGGCGTGCCGCGCAAGGAGCGCCTGCCCGACTCCGCGCTGTGGCGCTGGTTCGAAAACACCGTGCAGGCCGTGCTGGCGCGCCACGGCTACCAGTCCCTGATGACGCCCATCGTCGAGCCCACGTCGCTGTTCGTGCGCGGCATCGGCGAGGCCACCGACATCGTCGAGAAGGAGATGTACTCCTGGGAAGACGCGATGAACGGCGACCGCCTGACGCTGCGCCCGGAGATCACCGCCGGCATCGTGCGGGCGATGGTCGAGCACAACGCGCTGTACAACGGCCCCCTGCGCGTGTGGTCGATCGGCCCGGTGTTCCGCCACGAGCGCCCGCAGAAGGGTCGCTACCGACAGTTCCACCAGCTCGATGTCGAGGCGCTGGGCTTCGCCGGCCCGGACGTGGATGCCGAGTTGATCCTGATGCTGCGCCAGCTCTGGCAGGCGCTGGGCCTGAAGGTCGGCAACGGGGCCGACTGCCACGTGCGGCTGGAACTCAACAGCCTGGGCCAGCCGGCCGAGCGCGCCGCGCACCGCGCTGCGCTGATCGCCTACTTCGAGGCCCACGCCGACCAGCTCGACGAGGACGCGCGGCGGCGCCTGCACAGCAACCCGCTGCGCATCCTGGACACCAAGAACCCGGCGATGCAGGCGCTGGTCGAGGCCGCACCGAAGCTGCAGGAACACCTGGGCGACGAGTCGAAGGCGCACCTGGCGGCGGTCTGCGCCGTGCTGGATGCGGCCGGGCTGCCGTACCGCATCAACCCACGCCTGGTGCGCGGCCTGGACTACTACAACCTGACGGTGTTCGAGTGGGTCACCGAGCAACTCGGCTCGCAGGGCACGGTCTGCGGGGGCGGGCGCTACGACGGCCTGTTCGAGCAGCTGGGCGGCAAGCCCACCCCGGCCATCGGCTTCGGCCTGGGCATCGAGCGGCTCCTGCTGCTGTTGCAGGAAATCGCCGTGCCGGTGCCGGGCAGCGGCCCGGACGCCTATGCCATCCTCCCCGACGCGGCGGCGCTGCCGCAGGCGATGGTGCTGCTCGATGCGCTGCGTGCGGCCGGTGTGGCGGTGCAGATGCACGCGGGCGGCGGCTCGTTCAAGTCCCAGTTCAAGAAGGCCGATGCCAGCGGCGCCCGCTGGGCGCTGATTTTCGGCGGCGACGAACTGGCCCAGGGCATGGTGGCGGTCAAGGCGCTGCGCCAGGCGCCCTGCAGCGAGTCCACCGGGCCGCAGCAGACCCTGCACCCGGTGGCCGACCCCGCTGCCTGGGCCGCCCTGCTGCGTGCCTGA
- the ispG gene encoding flavodoxin-dependent (E)-4-hydroxy-3-methylbut-2-enyl-diphosphate synthase yields MADEASLQPAEAAPIPLGEPAARRSLQARVAWGSRVVTVGGDAPVRVQSMTNTDTVDVIGTAIQVKELALAGSELVRITVNTPEAAQAVPAIREQLDRMGVDVPLIGDFHYNGHTLLTQHPECAAALSKYRINPGNVGKGDKRDRQFGMMIEAALRHDKPVRIGVNWGSLDQDLLARLMDQNHARARPWEARQVMYEALIQSALDSAAYAVELGMSANQVLISCKVSGVQDLVAVYQELNKRCDYPLHLGLTEAGMGTKGTVASAAALAVLLQQGIGDTIRVSLTPQPGEARTQEVVVALELLQALGLRTFVPSVTACPGCGRTTSTTFQELAKQIDDYLRASMPVWRAKYPGVERLKVAVMGCIVNGPGESKHADIGISLPGTGEAPAAPVFIDGEKALTLRGEGIATEFQAIVDRYIERRFGAATDAH; encoded by the coding sequence ATGGCGGACGAAGCAAGTTTGCAGCCGGCCGAGGCCGCCCCCATCCCGCTCGGCGAGCCGGCCGCGCGCCGCAGCCTGCAGGCCCGCGTGGCCTGGGGCTCGCGCGTGGTGACGGTGGGTGGCGATGCGCCGGTGCGCGTGCAGTCGATGACCAACACCGACACGGTGGACGTGATCGGCACGGCCATTCAGGTCAAGGAGCTGGCGCTGGCGGGCTCCGAGCTGGTGCGCATCACGGTCAACACGCCCGAGGCGGCGCAGGCCGTGCCGGCGATCCGCGAGCAGCTTGACCGCATGGGCGTCGACGTGCCCCTGATCGGCGACTTCCACTACAACGGCCATACGCTGCTGACGCAGCACCCGGAGTGCGCCGCGGCGCTGTCCAAGTACCGCATCAACCCGGGCAACGTCGGCAAGGGTGACAAGCGCGACCGCCAGTTCGGCATGATGATCGAGGCCGCCCTGCGCCACGACAAGCCGGTGCGCATCGGCGTCAACTGGGGCAGCCTGGATCAGGACCTGCTCGCGCGCCTGATGGATCAGAACCACGCCCGCGCCCGGCCCTGGGAGGCCCGTCAGGTGATGTACGAGGCGCTGATCCAGTCGGCCCTCGACTCGGCCGCCTACGCGGTGGAGCTTGGCATGAGCGCGAACCAGGTGCTCATCAGCTGCAAGGTCAGCGGGGTGCAGGATCTGGTCGCGGTGTACCAGGAGTTGAACAAGCGCTGCGACTATCCGCTGCACCTGGGTCTGACCGAGGCCGGCATGGGCACCAAGGGCACCGTGGCCTCGGCGGCGGCGCTGGCGGTGCTGCTGCAGCAGGGCATCGGCGACACCATCCGTGTCAGCCTCACGCCGCAGCCCGGCGAGGCGCGCACGCAGGAGGTGGTGGTGGCGCTGGAGCTGTTGCAGGCGCTGGGCCTGCGCACCTTCGTGCCCAGCGTCACCGCCTGTCCAGGCTGCGGGCGCACCACCAGCACCACCTTCCAGGAGCTGGCCAAGCAGATCGACGACTACTTGCGTGCCAGCATGCCGGTCTGGCGCGCGAAGTACCCGGGCGTCGAGCGCCTCAAGGTCGCGGTGATGGGCTGCATCGTCAACGGCCCCGGGGAGAGCAAGCACGCCGATATCGGCATCAGCCTGCCCGGTACCGGCGAGGCACCGGCCGCGCCCGTCTTCATCGACGGTGAAAAGGCGCTGACGCTGCGTGGCGAGGGCATCGCCACCGAGTTCCAGGCCATCGTCGACCGCTACATCGAGCGGCGCTTCGGCGCGGCCACCGACGCGCATTGA
- a CDS encoding helix-turn-helix domain-containing protein: MTDVDPTAIAVAPGPVSEPAGASAGTLLRLAREAQGLDLDQLALLLKVPVRKLEALEADQFDQLPGTAFVRGLSMSVARQLGIDAQPVLAALPSTAQAPQALENVSRGLATPYREPISRVMTAGVSNWLRPAVIAPVLLLLLALLFWFAPPLRTMFTAVGGSVAEGADAAASTAADLSASGVALAVQAASAVPSVAASAVGLLAPSAASTAPPPVPSAVVDTVHSAPQDEPSASAPVAAASGSVVLRTTAESWVEVRDANGAALLSRMLLPGEAVGLNGALPMKLKIGNADGTRVSLHGQPVDLQPFTRDNVARLELK, encoded by the coding sequence ATGACTGACGTCGACCCGACCGCCATCGCTGTAGCGCCCGGACCCGTGTCCGAGCCTGCGGGTGCGTCTGCCGGGACCCTGCTGCGCCTCGCGCGCGAGGCGCAGGGACTGGACCTGGACCAGCTCGCCCTGCTGCTGAAGGTGCCGGTGCGCAAGCTCGAGGCGCTCGAGGCCGACCAGTTCGACCAGCTGCCGGGCACGGCCTTCGTGCGCGGCCTGTCGATGTCGGTGGCCCGCCAGTTGGGCATCGACGCGCAGCCCGTCCTGGCCGCGCTGCCCAGCACCGCCCAGGCGCCGCAGGCGCTGGAGAACGTCTCGCGCGGGTTGGCCACACCGTACCGCGAGCCGATCAGCCGGGTGATGACCGCAGGGGTGTCGAACTGGCTGCGCCCGGCCGTGATCGCGCCGGTGCTGCTGCTGCTGCTGGCCCTGCTGTTCTGGTTCGCGCCGCCGCTGCGCACGATGTTCACCGCGGTGGGGGGCAGCGTGGCCGAAGGGGCGGACGCGGCAGCCAGCACGGCGGCGGACCTGTCTGCCTCCGGCGTGGCGCTGGCGGTGCAGGCGGCCTCGGCAGTGCCGTCGGTGGCCGCGTCGGCGGTTGGCCTGCTGGCGCCGTCGGCGGCGTCCACGGCACCCCCGCCAGTGCCCAGCGCGGTGGTCGACACGGTGCATTCCGCGCCCCAGGACGAGCCCAGCGCCTCGGCGCCCGTGGCGGCAGCGTCCGGCTCGGTGGTGCTGCGCACCACGGCGGAGTCCTGGGTCGAGGTGCGCGACGCCAACGGTGCGGCGCTGCTGTCGCGCATGCTGCTGCCGGGCGAGGCGGTGGGGCTCAATGGGGCGCTGCCGATGAAGCTCAAGATCGGCAACGCCGATGGCACCCGCGTGAGCCTGCACGGCCAGCCGGTGGATCTGCAGCCGTTCACGCGCGACAACGTCGCGCGCCTGGAACTGAAGTGA
- the pilW gene encoding type IV pilus biogenesis/stability protein PilW — MSLRQVALILFAGRASRLVLPALCAASMALTGCVAMSEGGTSAASPAPSGGLGGRGDLVTASDETDLAKRARIRLELASAYFSQGQTATALDEVKRALAIDADNAGAYNLRGLIYASLGEHALAEDSFRRALALRPDDADALHNYGWYLCRQRRFPEARSRFEAALAVPQYREASRTLLAQGVCEAAAGDLATAERLLLRSYEIDAGNPSTAFQLAEVLLRRNEAERARFYVQRVNQVPELVNAQTLWLAARIERRRGNLAGAEEWGQQLRSRYPNARETTAYEQGKFDD, encoded by the coding sequence ATGTCACTGCGCCAGGTTGCCTTGATCCTCTTCGCAGGACGTGCCAGCCGGCTTGTGCTGCCGGCCCTCTGCGCTGCGTCGATGGCCCTGACCGGCTGCGTCGCGATGTCCGAGGGGGGCACCAGTGCGGCGTCGCCAGCCCCCTCGGGTGGCTTGGGCGGCCGTGGCGACCTGGTGACCGCGTCGGACGAGACCGACCTGGCCAAGCGGGCGCGCATCCGGCTGGAGCTGGCCTCGGCCTATTTCAGCCAGGGCCAGACTGCGACCGCGCTGGACGAGGTCAAGCGGGCGCTGGCCATCGATGCGGACAACGCCGGCGCCTACAACCTGCGCGGCCTGATCTACGCCAGCCTGGGCGAGCATGCCCTGGCCGAGGACAGCTTCCGGCGTGCACTCGCCCTGCGCCCGGACGATGCCGATGCGCTGCACAACTATGGCTGGTACCTCTGCCGGCAGCGGCGCTTCCCGGAGGCCCGCAGCCGGTTCGAGGCGGCCCTGGCGGTGCCGCAGTACCGTGAGGCCAGCCGCACCCTGCTGGCGCAGGGCGTGTGCGAGGCCGCAGCCGGCGACCTGGCCACCGCCGAGAGACTGCTGCTGCGCAGCTACGAGATCGATGCGGGCAACCCCTCCACCGCCTTCCAGCTGGCCGAGGTGCTGCTGCGCCGCAACGAGGCGGAGCGGGCGCGTTTCTATGTACAGCGCGTCAACCAGGTGCCCGAGCTGGTGAACGCGCAGACCCTGTGGCTGGCCGCACGCATCGAGCGCCGCCGCGGCAACCTGGCCGGCGCCGAGGAGTGGGGCCAGCAGCTGCGCTCGCGCTACCCGAACGCGCGGGAAACCACCGCGTATGAGCAAGGAAAGTTTGATGACTGA
- the rlmN gene encoding 23S rRNA (adenine(2503)-C(2))-methyltransferase RlmN, whose protein sequence is MTAVNLLDFDLDGLAAYCDSLGEKRFRAVQLMRWVHQRGEADFDRMSDLAKSLRAKLAGVAEVRPLPVISEHRSADGTVKWLFDVGAGNAVEAVFIPEDDRGTLCVSSQAGCAVGCRFCSTGHQGFSRNLTTGEILAQLWHAERSLRRAGAARPGPDPRVITNVVMMGMGEPLQNYAALVPALRVMLDDHAYGLSRRRLTVSTSGIVPMMDRLREDLPVALAVSLHAPDDALRDQLVPINRKYPLAELLAACQRYLERAPRDFITFEYCMLDGVNDSDAHARALLALVSARGPVGRLPCKFNLIPFNPFPQSGLRRSPNERVQAFAQVLMDGGIVTTVRRTRGDDIDAACGQLAGEVQDRTRVQERLLVRGPLPRAAAARAPNA, encoded by the coding sequence ATGACCGCGGTCAACCTCCTCGATTTCGATCTCGACGGCCTCGCCGCCTACTGCGACTCGCTCGGCGAGAAGCGTTTCCGCGCCGTCCAGCTGATGCGCTGGGTCCACCAGCGTGGCGAGGCGGATTTCGACCGCATGAGCGACCTCGCCAAATCGCTGCGCGCCAAGCTGGCCGGCGTGGCCGAGGTCCGCCCGCTGCCCGTGATTTCCGAGCACCGCTCGGCCGACGGCACCGTCAAGTGGCTGTTCGACGTGGGGGCGGGCAACGCCGTCGAGGCGGTGTTCATTCCCGAGGACGACCGCGGCACGCTGTGCGTCTCCTCCCAGGCCGGCTGTGCAGTCGGCTGCCGTTTCTGCTCCACCGGGCACCAGGGCTTCTCCCGCAACCTGACGACAGGCGAAATCCTGGCCCAGCTCTGGCATGCCGAGCGCAGCCTGCGCCGCGCTGGTGCGGCGCGCCCGGGCCCCGATCCGCGCGTCATCACCAACGTGGTGATGATGGGCATGGGTGAGCCACTGCAGAACTACGCCGCGCTCGTGCCGGCGCTGCGCGTGATGCTCGACGACCATGCCTATGGCCTGTCGCGCCGCCGCCTCACCGTGTCCACCTCCGGCATCGTGCCGATGATGGACCGCCTGCGTGAGGACCTGCCGGTGGCGCTGGCCGTGTCGCTGCATGCGCCGGACGACGCGCTGCGCGACCAGCTGGTGCCGATCAACCGCAAGTACCCGCTGGCCGAGTTGCTGGCGGCCTGCCAACGTTACCTGGAGCGCGCGCCGCGCGACTTCATCACCTTCGAGTACTGCATGCTCGACGGCGTCAACGACAGCGATGCCCATGCGCGCGCGCTGCTGGCGCTGGTGTCGGCGCGCGGCCCAGTGGGTCGCCTGCCCTGCAAGTTCAACCTGATTCCCTTCAACCCCTTCCCGCAGTCGGGCCTGCGCCGTTCGCCCAACGAGCGGGTGCAGGCCTTTGCCCAGGTGCTGATGGACGGTGGCATCGTCACGACGGTGCGACGCACGCGCGGAGACGACATCGACGCCGCCTGCGGCCAGCTCGCCGGCGAGGTGCAGGACCGCACCCGCGTGCAGGAACGCCTCCTGGTGCGGGGCCCGCTGCCGCGCGCCGCGGCCGCCCGTGCGCCCAATGCTTGA
- the ndk gene encoding nucleoside-diphosphate kinase, which produces MAIERTLSIIKPDAVAKNVIGQIYARFEGAGLKIAAAKLVQLSRADAEQFYAVHKARPFFNDLVNFMISGPVMIQVLEGENAILKNRELMGATDPKKADKGTIRADFADSIDANAVHGSDAAETAAVEVAFFFPGMNVYSR; this is translated from the coding sequence ATGGCCATCGAACGCACCCTGTCCATCATCAAGCCCGACGCCGTCGCCAAGAACGTCATCGGCCAGATCTACGCCCGCTTTGAAGGCGCCGGCCTGAAGATCGCTGCCGCCAAGCTGGTGCAGCTGTCGCGTGCCGACGCCGAGCAGTTCTACGCCGTGCACAAGGCCCGCCCGTTCTTCAACGACCTGGTGAACTTCATGATCTCCGGCCCGGTGATGATCCAGGTGCTGGAAGGCGAAAACGCCATCCTGAAGAACCGTGAGCTGATGGGCGCCACCGACCCGAAGAAGGCCGACAAGGGCACCATCCGCGCCGACTTTGCCGACTCGATCGACGCCAACGCCGTGCACGGCTCCGACGCGGCTGAAACCGCTGCCGTCGAAGTGGCGTTCTTCTTCCCCGGCATGAACGTCTACAGCCGCTGA
- a CDS encoding pseudouridine synthase has product MNDMTSESQDPHPQAGAEAPAAAPAPKRRRTTRKVEPTSEATTEVAAEPVAVAAAEPQPVAVPEVAPEAPVKPRRARKTAAAPTAAEVVVAPVEAPIAAPIAASVEAAVPPADVEPAAPAKRAPRSRKKVVAAEVSTDAVVTEVVAAEPAPVAAQEVPAVAAEAAPVAEAGARAEGQGDDQGEAQGERRRERGRRRGRRGEGGERAAGEGVAAEEAAPAIFTLGDAPEEGASAEPALPRVDAQARFSDVVTGNYDSEGEAAPDEDPGKRVLRPEPEAPKLHKVLAQAGIGSRRDMEQLIEQGQVTVNGEVAHVGMRIARGDQIKLAGKPIKVRIAPPPARIVAYHKPVGEVVTHHDPEGRPTVFRHLPRLPNGKWLSVGRLDINTEGLLLFTNSGDLANQLMHPRFGVEREYAVRVLGMLDEVARDKLLTGVEIEGQAAAFKSIEDGGGEGANHWYRVVITEGRNREVRKLFESVGMAVSRLIRIRYGTVVLPRGLKRGVWVELDDEDVRQIRRLAGNDQGPRGEQGARGEPGGRGERPERGERSDKGRGRGAQHGGGGPKGAQQGQQGGGGQGGQGGRGQGQGQQGPGKQRGKGQGQGKFGGGNGGQPGQFERDQTRDPREQTREPRDQRETRGDDYDDDIPLRIPNPLEQTFDRRFATGSKRIVSGFGRPSDQDTRSGPEPRRKGEPKQPDPMQTSVGYIGADAYFGRPGGGQGKNRGGGRRR; this is encoded by the coding sequence ATGAACGACATGACTTCCGAATCCCAAGACCCGCATCCGCAGGCCGGTGCCGAGGCTCCTGCAGCCGCGCCCGCGCCCAAGCGCCGCCGCACGACCCGCAAGGTTGAACCGACCTCCGAAGCGACCACCGAGGTGGCCGCCGAGCCGGTCGCCGTGGCCGCTGCCGAACCGCAGCCCGTGGCGGTGCCCGAAGTGGCCCCCGAGGCGCCGGTCAAGCCGCGCCGGGCCCGCAAGACGGCGGCCGCCCCGACGGCGGCCGAGGTCGTGGTGGCTCCTGTGGAGGCCCCGATCGCGGCCCCGATCGCGGCCTCGGTTGAGGCGGCCGTGCCGCCGGCCGATGTGGAGCCGGCCGCGCCCGCCAAGCGCGCGCCGCGCAGCCGCAAGAAGGTGGTCGCCGCGGAGGTGTCGACCGATGCGGTGGTGACGGAGGTCGTGGCAGCCGAGCCGGCGCCGGTCGCCGCGCAGGAGGTTCCGGCCGTGGCTGCCGAAGCGGCCCCGGTGGCAGAGGCCGGTGCACGGGCCGAAGGCCAGGGCGACGACCAGGGTGAGGCCCAGGGCGAGCGTCGCCGCGAGCGGGGCCGCCGCCGTGGGCGCCGCGGCGAGGGCGGCGAGCGTGCCGCCGGTGAAGGCGTTGCTGCCGAAGAGGCCGCGCCGGCGATCTTCACGCTCGGTGATGCCCCCGAGGAGGGCGCGTCCGCCGAGCCGGCGCTGCCGCGTGTGGACGCGCAGGCCCGTTTCAGCGACGTTGTCACCGGCAACTACGACAGTGAAGGCGAGGCTGCGCCCGACGAGGATCCGGGCAAGCGCGTGCTGCGCCCCGAGCCCGAGGCGCCCAAGCTGCACAAGGTGCTGGCGCAGGCGGGCATCGGGTCGCGCCGCGACATGGAGCAGCTCATCGAGCAGGGCCAGGTGACGGTCAATGGCGAGGTGGCCCACGTGGGCATGCGCATCGCCCGCGGTGACCAGATCAAGCTGGCCGGCAAGCCGATCAAGGTGCGCATCGCGCCGCCGCCGGCGCGCATCGTGGCGTACCACAAGCCGGTGGGCGAGGTGGTCACCCACCACGATCCGGAGGGCCGCCCGACGGTGTTCCGCCATCTGCCGCGCCTGCCCAACGGCAAGTGGCTGTCGGTGGGCCGGCTGGACATCAACACCGAGGGCCTGCTGCTGTTCACCAACTCGGGTGACCTGGCCAACCAGCTGATGCACCCGCGCTTCGGCGTGGAGCGCGAGTACGCCGTGCGTGTGCTTGGCATGCTCGACGAGGTGGCGCGCGACAAGCTGCTCACCGGGGTCGAGATCGAAGGTCAGGCCGCTGCCTTCAAGTCCATCGAGGATGGTGGCGGCGAAGGGGCCAACCACTGGTACCGCGTCGTCATCACCGAGGGCCGCAACCGCGAGGTGCGCAAGCTCTTCGAAAGCGTGGGCATGGCGGTGAGCCGGCTGATCCGCATCCGCTATGGCACCGTGGTGCTGCCGCGCGGGCTCAAGCGCGGCGTCTGGGTCGAGCTCGATGACGAGGACGTGCGCCAGATCCGCCGCCTGGCCGGCAACGACCAGGGGCCGCGTGGCGAGCAGGGCGCGCGTGGAGAGCCGGGCGGGCGCGGCGAGCGGCCGGAGCGTGGCGAGCGCTCCGACAAGGGCCGCGGGCGCGGTGCCCAGCATGGTGGCGGCGGGCCCAAGGGGGCGCAGCAGGGCCAGCAGGGTGGTGGTGGCCAGGGCGGGCAGGGCGGCCGTGGCCAGGGTCAGGGCCAGCAAGGGCCGGGCAAGCAGCGCGGCAAGGGCCAGGGCCAGGGCAAGTTCGGCGGCGGTAATGGCGGTCAGCCGGGCCAGTTCGAGCGCGATCAGACACGCGATCCGCGCGAGCAAACCCGCGAGCCGCGTGACCAGCGCGAGACCCGCGGCGATGACTACGACGACGACATCCCGCTGCGCATCCCCAACCCGCTGGAGCAGACCTTTGACCGGCGCTTTGCCACCGGCTCCAAGCGCATCGTGTCAGGCTTTGGCCGCCCGTCCGACCAGGACACCCGGTCCGGCCCGGAGCCGCGCCGCAAGGGCGAGCCCAAGCAGCCCGACCCGATGCAGACCTCGGTGGGTTACATCGGGGCCGATGCCTACTTCGGCCGTCCCGGTGGTGGCCAGGGCAAGAACCGCGGCGGCGGCCGTCGGCGCTGA
- the scpB gene encoding SMC-Scp complex subunit ScpB, with protein MDTRDAKRVLETALICAQQPLPLREMRALFDGALGADTLRMLLDELVRDWSGRGVELVNIASGWRFQSRPEMRLFLDRLHPEKPPRYSRAVLETLAIIAYRQPVTRGDIEEIRGVTVSTQIVKQLEDRGWIDVIGYREAPGRPALYATTRQFLDDLGLKSLDQLPEMAAAPGVAPMSALANLAQRLPQQASLLDEVALPAADVLEAPDRSSSASPADEAGDAPADGSAIDAPLPAIQERPDAAAGGSVA; from the coding sequence ATGGACACGAGGGATGCGAAGCGCGTCCTGGAGACCGCGCTCATCTGCGCGCAGCAGCCCTTGCCGCTGCGCGAGATGCGGGCGCTGTTCGATGGCGCGCTGGGTGCGGATACCCTGCGCATGCTGCTCGACGAGTTGGTGCGTGACTGGTCAGGCCGCGGCGTCGAGCTGGTCAATATTGCCTCAGGCTGGCGCTTCCAGAGCCGGCCCGAGATGCGCCTCTTCCTGGACCGGCTGCACCCCGAGAAACCGCCGCGTTACTCGCGGGCGGTGCTGGAGACACTGGCCATCATTGCCTATCGCCAACCGGTCACGCGCGGCGACATCGAGGAGATCCGTGGCGTGACGGTGAGCACCCAGATCGTCAAGCAGTTGGAGGACCGCGGCTGGATCGACGTGATCGGCTACCGCGAGGCCCCGGGCCGCCCGGCGCTGTACGCCACGACACGGCAGTTCCTGGACGACCTCGGGCTGAAGTCGCTGGACCAGCTGCCCGAAATGGCGGCTGCACCGGGCGTGGCGCCCATGTCGGCGCTCGCCAACTTGGCCCAGCGCCTGCCGCAGCAGGCCTCGCTGCTGGACGAGGTGGCGCTCCCGGCTGCCGACGTGCTCGAAGCGCCGGATCGCTCTTCTTCCGCATCACCGGCCGATGAGGCAGGTGATGCCCCCGCCGATGGTTCTGCCATCGACGCTCCCCTTCCCGCCATCCAGGAGCGGCCCGATGCCGCGGCTGGGGGCTCCGTAGCCTGA
- a CDS encoding RluA family pseudouridine synthase, with amino-acid sequence MKRSARAGAGLPGSGAGDRAPGQARAAVADEVDGLDEGVALDEGGDEDGGEDSPAGGDAGLPGAADGEAAHGGEQRQARVEVTEHGQRLDGWLVALAPEFSRSHLQQLIADGLVRCDGLVQTKPSRKVSVGQVIEVLLRPTAQSTAFQAEPLPLSIVFEDEHLLVVDKPAGLVVHPAAGHWSGTLLNGLLAHHAGAALLPRAGIVHRLDKDTSGLMVVAKTLVAQTALVRAIAAHEVRREYLALAHGRHASGLEVIDRPVGRDPVSRVRMAVHPAGKPARTDAHCLASVELPAGSLATGGGGASAGAWVSAWCCRLHTGRTHQIRVHLAAIGHPLVADALYGGRPQLGLARQALHAARLSFEHPVLGGWRVFSAALPPDLATAWQQLGPAVLRAAATMLEKRDA; translated from the coding sequence ATGAAGCGCAGTGCGCGCGCCGGGGCAGGGCTTCCCGGGAGCGGGGCGGGTGATCGCGCACCCGGGCAGGCGCGTGCCGCCGTCGCCGACGAGGTGGACGGGCTGGATGAGGGTGTGGCCCTTGACGAGGGCGGGGATGAGGATGGCGGAGAGGACTCCCCCGCGGGCGGTGATGCCGGCCTGCCCGGGGCGGCCGATGGCGAGGCGGCGCACGGTGGGGAGCAACGCCAGGCCCGCGTCGAGGTGACCGAGCACGGCCAGCGGCTGGACGGCTGGCTGGTGGCGCTGGCGCCGGAGTTCTCGCGCAGCCACCTGCAGCAACTGATTGCCGATGGCCTGGTGCGCTGCGACGGCCTGGTGCAGACCAAGCCGTCTCGCAAGGTGTCGGTCGGGCAGGTGATCGAGGTGCTGCTGCGGCCCACCGCGCAGAGTACGGCCTTCCAGGCCGAGCCGCTGCCGCTGTCCATCGTGTTCGAGGACGAACACCTGCTGGTGGTCGACAAGCCGGCCGGGCTCGTCGTGCACCCGGCGGCGGGCCACTGGTCCGGCACGCTGCTCAACGGGCTGCTGGCCCACCACGCTGGCGCGGCGCTGCTGCCGCGCGCGGGCATCGTGCACCGGCTGGACAAGGACACCTCCGGCCTGATGGTGGTGGCCAAGACGCTGGTGGCACAGACCGCGCTGGTGCGCGCGATCGCGGCGCACGAGGTGCGGCGCGAGTACCTGGCGCTGGCGCATGGGCGCCATGCCAGCGGCCTGGAGGTGATCGACCGGCCGGTGGGGCGCGACCCGGTGTCGCGTGTGCGCATGGCGGTGCACCCGGCCGGCAAGCCGGCGCGCACCGACGCGCACTGCCTGGCCAGCGTCGAGTTGCCTGCCGGTTCGTTGGCCACCGGCGGTGGTGGCGCATCGGCCGGCGCCTGGGTCAGCGCCTGGTGCTGCCGCCTGCACACCGGGCGCACGCACCAGATCCGCGTGCACCTGGCGGCCATCGGCCACCCGCTGGTGGCCGATGCGCTCTACGGTGGGCGGCCCCAGCTGGGCCTGGCGCGGCAGGCCCTGCACGCGGCGCGACTGTCCTTCGAGCACCCGGTGCTGGGCGGCTGGCGTGTCTTTTCCGCCGCACTGCCCCCCGATCTGGCGACGGCCTGGCAGCAGCTAGGCCCGGCGGTACTGCGCGCTGCCGCTACAATGCTGGAAAAACGTGACGCATGA